One genomic window of Sporosarcina ureae includes the following:
- a CDS encoding RicAFT regulatory complex protein RicA family protein, protein MEKKFTKDEIIEKARDLAHMLANTEEVEFYKRAEAQINENQKVREKIASMKSLQTQAVNFQNYEKERALKAIEKKIEQVQEEIDAIPLVQEFKQSQDEVNNLLQLVSNTIANSVTDEIIESTGGDLLRGETGSYVENTQKKSLS, encoded by the coding sequence ATGGAAAAGAAGTTTACGAAAGACGAAATTATAGAAAAAGCACGTGATTTAGCACATATGTTGGCAAACACAGAAGAAGTAGAGTTTTATAAACGTGCAGAAGCACAGATCAATGAAAATCAAAAAGTACGTGAAAAAATTGCTAGTATGAAATCTCTTCAAACACAGGCAGTAAATTTCCAAAACTACGAAAAAGAACGAGCATTAAAAGCAATCGAAAAGAAAATCGAACAAGTTCAAGAGGAAATTGATGCGATTCCATTAGTACAAGAATTCAAACAGTCTCAAGACGAAGTGAATAACTTGCTTCAATTGGTTTCCAATACGATTGCAAATAGTGTGACAGATGAAATTATTGAGTCTACCGGCGGTGATCTATTACGTGGTGAAACAGGCTCATATGTAGAGAATACTCAAAAGAAATCACTTTCTTAA
- the cotE gene encoding outer spore coat protein CotE, translated as MTKAVIAKGKHRSETTELLKPPNRPSSILGCWVINHTQQAKKVGSHVEVTGSFDVNVWYSHHDHSKTSVFTESIPYKDKIALHYRDEPTSAKEETIVTVLQHPNCTEASISECGQNFSISIERELLVEMIGETKVSVTIHPHPYDEEWPILEAESSSIVMEDKKDKEVPNKERPHQPPQRKDSPF; from the coding sequence GTGACGAAAGCTGTTATTGCCAAAGGGAAGCATCGATCGGAAACTACTGAGTTGTTGAAGCCGCCTAATCGTCCCTCCAGCATATTGGGTTGCTGGGTGATCAATCACACGCAACAAGCAAAGAAAGTTGGATCGCATGTGGAGGTAACTGGAAGTTTCGACGTAAATGTTTGGTACTCACATCATGATCATTCCAAAACGTCTGTCTTTACTGAATCGATTCCTTATAAGGATAAAATCGCATTGCATTATCGCGATGAGCCGACATCCGCTAAAGAAGAGACGATTGTCACGGTATTACAGCATCCGAACTGTACAGAAGCAAGTATTTCTGAATGCGGCCAAAACTTCTCCATTTCCATTGAAAGAGAATTATTGGTAGAGATGATTGGTGAAACAAAAGTCTCTGTTACCATCCATCCTCATCCATATGATGAAGAATGGCCGATACTGGAAGCAGAATCTTCTTCTATTGTGATGGAGGATAAAAAGGATAAAGAAGTGCCGAATAAAGAGAGACCACATCAACCGCCACAACGTAAAGATTCACCATTTTAA